One segment of Desulfosudis oleivorans Hxd3 DNA contains the following:
- a CDS encoding replication-associated recombination protein A — MTSLFDYREQESPSGMRPLADRMRPEKLEDLAGQPHVTGPDSLLRSALEKGTLFSMILWGPPGCGKTTLARILAGMTGAAYVQISAVLSGVKEIREVVEAARRRRGEFQKDTILFVDEVHRFNKSQQDAFLPHVESGLVTLIGATTENPSFEVIPALMSRCRLIVLNPVPEEAVRQVLLRALADTEKGLGKMGLEIEPEALAHLAALADGDVRTALNNLEAAALLRPAGTGVTITLAGVEQALDKKALLYDKSGEEHYNLISALHKSLRGSDPDAAVYWLERMLSGGEDPFYILRRMVRFASEDIGNADPSALGVTLNAMEAYRFLGSPEGDLAIVQAAVYLATAPKSNSLYTMHGEIKRVVKQTGYLPVPKHIRNAPTNLMKDLGYGKGYKYAHDFKEAFVPQDYLPEKLAGSLFYHPTQRGYEKTVKERLDKWRALKKRYRENEKKGAPDDRDQTPE; from the coding sequence ATGACCAGTCTTTTTGACTACAGGGAGCAGGAATCACCTTCCGGCATGCGGCCCCTTGCCGACCGCATGCGGCCGGAGAAACTGGAAGACCTGGCCGGCCAGCCCCATGTCACCGGACCGGACTCCCTGCTGCGGTCGGCCCTTGAAAAGGGCACCCTGTTTTCCATGATTCTCTGGGGGCCCCCGGGCTGCGGCAAAACCACCCTGGCCCGAATTCTGGCCGGCATGACCGGGGCCGCCTATGTGCAGATATCGGCGGTACTCTCCGGGGTCAAGGAGATTCGGGAGGTGGTGGAGGCGGCCCGCCGGCGGCGGGGAGAGTTTCAGAAGGACACCATCCTTTTTGTGGACGAGGTGCACCGGTTCAACAAGTCCCAGCAGGACGCCTTTCTGCCCCACGTGGAGAGCGGCCTGGTAACCCTGATCGGCGCCACAACAGAAAATCCCTCCTTTGAGGTGATTCCGGCTTTGATGTCCCGGTGCCGGCTGATCGTGCTAAACCCGGTGCCGGAAGAGGCCGTCCGCCAGGTGCTGCTGCGGGCCCTGGCTGACACGGAAAAGGGCCTGGGCAAAATGGGACTTGAAATCGAACCCGAGGCCCTGGCCCACCTGGCGGCCCTGGCAGACGGTGATGTGCGCACCGCCTTGAACAACCTGGAGGCCGCGGCCCTGCTGCGGCCGGCCGGCACCGGCGTCACCATCACCCTGGCCGGCGTGGAGCAGGCCCTGGACAAAAAAGCCCTGCTCTACGACAAATCCGGAGAAGAGCACTACAACCTGATTTCGGCTCTGCACAAGAGCCTGCGGGGAAGCGACCCGGACGCGGCGGTCTACTGGCTGGAGCGCATGCTTTCCGGCGGGGAAGACCCGTTTTATATTCTGCGCCGCATGGTACGGTTTGCCAGTGAAGACATCGGCAATGCCGATCCTTCGGCCCTGGGCGTGACCCTCAACGCCATGGAGGCCTACCGGTTTCTGGGATCGCCGGAAGGGGACCTGGCCATTGTACAGGCCGCGGTCTACCTGGCCACGGCGCCCAAGAGCAACAGCCTTTACACCATGCACGGTGAGATAAAGCGTGTGGTGAAACAGACCGGGTACCTGCCGGTGCCCAAACATATTCGCAACGCGCCCACGAACCTGATGAAGGATCTCGGGTACGGCAAGGGTTATAAGTATGCCCACGATTTTAAGGAGGCGTTTGTGCCCCAGGATTACCTGCCGGAAAAGCTGGCTGGCAGCCTTTTTTATCATCCCACCCAGCGGGGATACGAAAAGACGGTCAAGGAGCGGCTGGACAAGTGGCGGGCGTTGAAGAAGCGATACCGGGAAAACGAAAAAAAAGGAGCACCGGATGATCGAGATCAAACACCTGAATAA
- the der gene encoding ribosome biogenesis GTPase Der: MKPVVVILGRPNVGKSTLFNRLTRTQNALVDDMPGVTRDRLYGDVEWNGVFFSLVDTGGFLSGDDDFFMPHIQSQIHRAIDEADAVLLVFDGKSGISPFDREAMAFLQSASCPVFYLVNKIDSPEREVYTAEFFGLGLDNLYPVSGAHGYGVTDFLDDLVNALPETEPEPPADDMIKLAVVGRPNVGKSTLINRILGQERMIVSDVPGTTRESVDTVCEIDGRSYLLIDTAGLRRKSRVSVKLEKFSAIKTLKSLDRCDIALILVDAEEGVTDQDVTIAGYAFERGCGCIFLVNKWDLAKEQEKKAKTFYDDLQDQAKFLSFAPAVTISAATGFRVKKIFELIDAVHAQYTFNIKTGELNNIFERATRSKEPPFHKGRRLKFNYAVQVATGPPTFICFVNFPSGVHFSYKRYLINAIRRETGLDKTPIRLFFREKPGRIDFAALKPSEKRGGKKTRRK, encoded by the coding sequence ATGAAACCTGTAGTCGTCATTCTGGGCCGGCCCAATGTGGGCAAGTCGACCCTGTTTAACCGTCTTACCCGCACCCAGAACGCCCTGGTGGATGATATGCCCGGCGTCACCCGGGATCGTCTTTACGGCGATGTGGAGTGGAACGGCGTTTTCTTTTCACTGGTGGATACCGGCGGTTTTTTGAGCGGCGACGATGATTTTTTCATGCCCCACATTCAGTCCCAGATTCATCGGGCCATTGACGAGGCCGATGCCGTGCTCCTGGTGTTTGACGGAAAGAGCGGCATCTCCCCCTTTGACCGGGAGGCCATGGCCTTTCTTCAGAGTGCTTCCTGCCCGGTGTTTTACCTGGTCAATAAGATCGACAGCCCGGAGCGGGAGGTGTACACCGCCGAGTTTTTCGGCCTGGGTCTGGACAACCTCTACCCGGTTTCCGGTGCCCACGGCTACGGTGTCACTGATTTTCTAGATGACCTGGTGAATGCCCTTCCCGAGACCGAACCCGAGCCCCCGGCCGACGACATGATCAAGCTGGCCGTGGTGGGCCGGCCCAATGTGGGAAAGTCCACTCTGATCAACCGCATTCTGGGCCAGGAGCGGATGATTGTCAGTGACGTGCCCGGCACCACCCGGGAGAGTGTGGACACGGTGTGCGAGATCGACGGCCGCTCCTACCTGCTGATTGATACCGCCGGCCTGCGCCGAAAGAGCCGGGTGTCGGTAAAACTGGAAAAGTTTTCAGCGATCAAGACCCTTAAGAGCCTGGACCGGTGCGATATTGCCCTGATCCTGGTGGACGCCGAGGAAGGGGTCACCGACCAGGATGTGACCATTGCGGGATACGCCTTTGAACGGGGGTGCGGCTGCATCTTTCTGGTCAATAAATGGGACCTGGCAAAGGAGCAGGAAAAGAAGGCCAAAACGTTCTATGACGACCTGCAGGACCAGGCCAAGTTTTTAAGTTTTGCCCCGGCTGTGACCATCTCCGCGGCCACGGGATTCAGGGTGAAAAAAATATTTGAACTGATCGACGCGGTCCATGCGCAGTACACGTTCAACATCAAGACCGGCGAACTCAACAACATTTTTGAACGGGCCACCCGGTCAAAGGAGCCGCCCTTTCACAAGGGCCGGCGCCTCAAGTTCAACTACGCGGTCCAGGTGGCCACCGGCCCGCCCACCTTTATCTGTTTTGTCAATTTTCCGTCCGGTGTCCATTTTTCCTATAAGCGGTACCTGATAAACGCGATCCGGCGGGAGACCGGGCTGGACAAGACGCCGATCCGCCTTTTTTTCCGCGAAAAGCCGGGCCGCATCGATTTTGCCGCGCTCAAGCCGTCGGAGAAAAGGGGCGGAAAAAAGACCCGCCGGAAATAG